The DNA window ATTTCCTGACCGCCTGCTTTCCGTCCGCAGCAAAGACGTCGATGCCGAGTTCCGCCCCTCCTCCCCGCTTCAAGAGGTTCTGCTTGCGCTGCCAGGCGGATCTGCTGCATCCGCCGCAGGACAGTCCAGGCCCGTGCTGGAAGTGCGGCGAGCCGTTCGACCTCGAAGACCCGCATACCTGGGCGACCGAGCGCGTCTATGTCTGGTGGAAGTTCTGGCTGCCGTGCTTTCTGCTCGCGACGGGATCCGGCATCCTCAGCTATGCGATCTGCCTGCAGTTGGGCGATCTGGGGCTGGCCCTGTTTGTGGCCGTGCCGCTCAGCATCGGAACCGTGGTCGGTTACGGCGTGCCGGGCCATACCTGGGTGGTTGGCTGCCTGGGGTTTCTGGTGCTCGGCAGCGTGGTGGGCGGGCTGCTGGTGCTGGATTTAAGCGGCCTGTTTTGCGGGTTCATTCTGTTTGGCGTCTTCCTTATACCGGTGATCGCCGGCGTGTCGCTGGGACTGGTGCTGCGTTCCATCCTGACCGAAATCGTCCCCTGGAATCAGCGCTGGTTCTTCGACAAGCTCTGCCTGACCGGCATCCTGTTGTCGCCCTACGCGACCCAGGCGATTGAGAACGCTTTTCCCCGTCGGGAACAGATCGAAACAGTGCAAACGTCGCTCACGTTTCACGCCACGCCGGAAGAAGCCTGGAACGCGGTGATGTTCTATGAGGAAGTCACCCATGAACGGCCCTGGCTGCTGAAGCTGGCGCTCCCGCAGCCGCTGCGCAGCGTGGGCGACAAGTCCCGCGTCGGGGAGATTGTCACCTGCTATTATGATAAGGGCGTGCTGAAGAAGCGGATCAGCCGGCGGGTCGCGCAGCAGCGGCTGGAATTTGATGTCGTCGAACAGCATCTGCACTTTGAACGGGACGTCACCCTGCTGGACGGCGCGTTTGAAGTCGCGCCGGTCGACGGGCAATCAACGCAGGTGACGCTGACCACCCGGTATCGCCGGCAACTGTATCCGACCTGGTTGTGGAAACCGATTGAGCGGCGTGTCGTCCACACGCTGCACGAGCACGTTCTGGAAGGGATGCGACGCCGGGCAGCGCGAACGCCGGACGACCGGTTGGACTCGATCGACACCCACCCTTACTCTCCGGTCCCCGATGCAGAACCTGCCCCCCTTTAAGACACCCCCGGCCCGCAGTCGG is part of the Lignipirellula cremea genome and encodes:
- a CDS encoding MFS transporter, translated to MPSSAPPPRFKRFCLRCQADLLHPPQDSPGPCWKCGEPFDLEDPHTWATERVYVWWKFWLPCFLLATGSGILSYAICLQLGDLGLALFVAVPLSIGTVVGYGVPGHTWVVGCLGFLVLGSVVGGLLVLDLSGLFCGFILFGVFLIPVIAGVSLGLVLRSILTEIVPWNQRWFFDKLCLTGILLSPYATQAIENAFPRREQIETVQTSLTFHATPEEAWNAVMFYEEVTHERPWLLKLALPQPLRSVGDKSRVGEIVTCYYDKGVLKKRISRRVAQQRLEFDVVEQHLHFERDVTLLDGAFEVAPVDGQSTQVTLTTRYRRQLYPTWLWKPIERRVVHTLHEHVLEGMRRRAARTPDDRLDSIDTHPYSPVPDAEPAPL